Within Metabacillus sp. KUDC1714, the genomic segment TATTCACCTACCTCGTACCGAAGAAACAATCGGAATGATAGATGAACATTATTTAGGACTTATGAAGGAAGAAGCAATCTTAGTAAATACGTCAAGAGCAGTTGTCGTTAAGCGAGATGCACTTGTTCATGTCTTAAAAGAAGGTAAAATTCGTGGGGCTATTTTAGATGTATTTTATCATGAACCACCAGATAAAAGTGATTATGAAATCATCAAATTGCCAAATGTTTTAGCTACCCCCCACCTTGCTGGTGCAAGTTATGAGGTTGAGGATCATCACGTATCGATTATGAATCAAGCGTTAACGAAGTGGTATATAAAACGTACTCTTGACGTTCCGACAATCTATAATCAAAAAAGTCTAAATGTAAAGTCATAGAAAGAAGTGAATAAAGTGACATTAAAACAAGGTTATTTAGTATTTGATATTGGCACAGGAAATGCTAGAGTAGCAATTGTTGCGACTACAGGTGAGGTTATAGCTGTCGAAAGAGAGGATATTCAGTATGAAACCGAATCTCTTTATCCAGATAGTCGTTACTTTTCACCTGATTTACTTTGGAAACAACTTATTTTTTTGGCGAAAAATGTAATTACTCGTGCACCTTATATTTCAATCAAGGCTATTACCTCGACAAGTCAGCGCCAAGGGATTGTCTTACAGGACCGGGATGGAAACTCATTTATCGGCTTACCAAACATTGATAATCGTGGTCGTGAATGGGAACGCACATTGCCAGATCCAGAAATTATCTTTAAAACAACTGGTAGGTTACCTTCTGCATTGTTTTCGGCTTTAAAGCTTGTTGCCCTTAAGAACCGACAGCCTATGTTATGGGATAAAATCGATACATTTACTAGTATTAGTGACTGGATTACTTATAAATTAAGTGGTGTCTTAGTCTATGAGCCATCCCAGGCAACAGAATCACTGCTATATGATGTTCAAAAAACAGATTGGTCTGATGTGATGTGTGAACAATTTGGGATTTCTAGAAAGTTTTTACCAGAAATTAAAGCATCTGGCACAATACTTGGTGAAATAACACCAACAATCGCAAATGAGTTAGGGTTAAAGCAGGATGTTTTGATTATTGTCGGTGGCGGAGATACTCAACTCGCAATTGAAAGTACATTTGCCGAAAATCGAGATGTCGTCATTGTATCAGGTACAACCACCCCTATTTGCAAAATGACAAATGAATATCGAGTGGATCATGAAAAAAGAGCTTGGACGAATGCTTATACACAAAAAAATACATGGCTACTTGAAACGAATCCAGGGATTACCGGACTAAATTATCAAAAATTAAAAGCTATTTTCTATCCTAATGAAAGTTATCAACAAATGGAAGATGAAATGAGTAAGCTCGAGAACATTGATTGTGTATCAGCGTTAGGTATGTATCTTACTGATGAGAAGAATGCTTCAAAGAAAGGCGGATTTATTTTCAATACTCCATTAGCACATGACTTAACTCGCGCTCATTTTGTCGCTTCTGCTTTATGGGAAATTGCTTGCACAATCAGGTGGCATTATGATCAATTATGTGA encodes:
- a CDS encoding FGGY-family carbohydrate kinase, with amino-acid sequence MTLKQGYLVFDIGTGNARVAIVATTGEVIAVEREDIQYETESLYPDSRYFSPDLLWKQLIFLAKNVITRAPYISIKAITSTSQRQGIVLQDRDGNSFIGLPNIDNRGREWERTLPDPEIIFKTTGRLPSALFSALKLVALKNRQPMLWDKIDTFTSISDWITYKLSGVLVYEPSQATESLLYDVQKTDWSDVMCEQFGISRKFLPEIKASGTILGEITPTIANELGLKQDVLIIVGGGDTQLAIESTFAENRDVVIVSGTTTPICKMTNEYRVDHEKRAWTNAYTQKNTWLLETNPGITGLNYQKLKAIFYPNESYQQMEDEMSKLENIDCVSALGMYLTDEKNASKKGGFIFNTPLAHDLTRAHFVASALWEIACTIRWHYDQLCEVSSFDLPYVWACGGGFQSRTLAKFVANLLQKDVYIRQGYSQASAVGATVICNKTLGLTDKLSDEINIIKPDIQHNDVMYEEWKKAQHFFSKMNVTYNK